ataACACACACCCAGCTGTACCCACAGGCTCACATTTCACTGTACAACACATTcctcacggtgtgtgtgtgtgtgtgtgtgtgtgtgtgtgtgtgtgtgtgtgtgtgtgtgtgtgttttgaagaaaGCAGAGTGGGTGAATGTATGAAACTGAATCCTGTGGGTCACCGTTTGCTCCATAACACCAGCCTCATATTGACCATCTACAGGGAGACACGGCACATGTGTGTcctgacctcacacacacacacacacacacacacacacacacacacaccagacaacTGACAACTCCAGTCTGTCGTGTGAAGGTTGAAACGACTTTGCCAGTAACTGTGATAACTCCAATTTAACATGAACGCAGCATCagagtgcttttatttttatcagtaTTTGAATTTATTCCTTAAAAGCTGGAGTGGAAACGCTGGACGTTCAAGAAGAAGTGAAAATTCCTGCACAAAGTGACGTCCGTGAACGCCTCCTCAGtgaacagctgaaaacatcagaggtgtgtggaggatgaggaggctgtaaccttcttcagatgaacacatgaagctaaCGGACATATCAGCACTTTGACTGACGCCGTcggtgtgtttctccttctgtgGTGGTTTAACGGCATCGACCGTACAATtatctccacctgctgctcatctcCGTCAGACAGTGAATGATATTCACACAACAGTgctggatggaaacaagcatcCATCAGCATTTTATTCTGCTTGGACGGAAGCGTGACTGCTGAGTCTAAAACTCGACTAAAACAATCAAATTTCTAAATCTGACTAACAAATGAGCCGACAGCGGAGCTTCAGCCGCTCGCCTCCCTCAGATCTTTTTTCCAGATCTGTCAGACTTGCAGGGTGGAGTCGGAGGTCCGGCGTAGGCTTGTCCTGTCGTCTGCTCCAGCTGGAAGGTGGAGACCGGCCAAAAACAAGTGTACTGGTGTTGGCTGTGATGTGAGGAGTCTCCTCAGCGTTCAGTCACctttcatgctttcatgtgttcataattCATCACCTCATTGAtcttcattctgtctctttctgccgTTCAGTTCTgctaaaacaaacatgtttagATGATGCACTGACACCACACGCAGCACGATAATGACTGTCAGGTCTTTGAACGCCTCAGGAGCACACCGTAAAGCGATGCTGGCGCGGTGGCCGCAGGCGGTACTGCAGCCTCATCATGTGACGCGCGCTGTCTCCATGTGCAGGACAGTGAACACGTGTTTCTCTCGTCAGGATTTGATCCACTGAGTCCAGAAACGTTTGGAAAGTCGAGAACCCAGCTCGCAAAGTCTGGCTCCCAAAACGTTCTGGGAACCTTATTCTTCGGTTGTGGGAACGTTCATTGAACACAACGTTCCCCAGATGGTAAAACAGCCTTTATGGCTTTTAAAGCTAACGTTATTATTATGTTCCCAGAACGTTCCGTGAAGGTTGATGGAACGTTTACCCTCCACGTTTTTCTAACGttattgttttgttctctgAAGGTTGTTGGAACGTTGCGTGTTAGCGTGGGAGTAGCTGTGTCTCAACCTGCTAAACTGGAGGAGGACTCCCCTGAACGCTCTCTATGGGCCAAAACCAGTGAGACCAGTGAGCAACTCTCACTGGAATGAATGCAGCACCGTCTTTGTGCACTGTTCCTTACCTGGCAGGTAAGGTGTCAGAGGCGGAGCTGTTGGCCTTACAGGTGTGTTGAGGCTgtgctgtgttctctctgtCGGCTCGAGCGCTCGCTGGGGCGGTTTGCTGCCGTTCAGCCTCTAATCAGGAGGCCTCCCTTTGGACGTATTCTGGACACAGCCAACTGGGAGGAGACCAGTTTTGATGGATTGTATTTCCCACCTTGTCTGGAAGCGCCGAGGTCCGTCTGCTGCCAAATGGATGAACGTCTGATCAAAGCCGGCGATCCTCCGAGGGGTCGAGTTTACGGGTTGTCCAGACCGGAGCTCTGTGGTGGGAAAATGATGGTTTACGAGGAGGAAGCGCTCCTCTGAAGATCAGGAGACGGCGAGTCAACAAAGTGAGAGTGAGactggacagacacacagacaggaagcagtgtgcacaagaaacaaagacacaagaacaacggaggagaagaagaagaagaagaagaagaagaagaagaagaagaagaagaagaagagattttACTGGAATTCCCCTTCTGTCACATACTGGGACTGATGTTAAACTGGGCCAAGAGTTATATCCTCCATACctcccagctgctctgtgatgggcctggcaacacacacacacacacacacacacacatccatacatcATATGAATAGTATGTAATTGTGTGTGAGAGCACTGAGCCCAGCCCATGTGATTCTGTTGTCATTGACTGGCTGCTAATGGCTaacagatgagtgtgtgtgcgtgtgtgtctgtgtgtgtctgtgtgtgtgtgtgcatgcatgtgtgtgtgtttgtgtgtgtgcagggtgtgGACCCTCTTGGCCCTTCAGAGTATGATTAGTTTGGGGACCCGGAGCCaaatcttacacacacacatgctaacattatGCAACTTCTGATCAGGCCAGTGTATAGcatagcgtgtgtgtgtgtgtgtgtgtgtgtgtgtgtgtgtgtgtgtgtgtgtgtgtgtgtgagaaacgAGTCCCCTTTATCACCGTCATCATCTGTTCCTGGACCCGTCTGCACTGCACGTGCtcgctgatgatgtcatgggTACAGGAAGTTGACCACTCCTTAGAGACGATGTCAAACCTGCAAACGCCTCGCCCAGTGCTCAGAGGGCCGGGCTGCTGGTTTCACTGGGTTCTTACTGGGCTCATCGGTTTTTCTGCTGTTCCATGGTGTCACTGCTCCCATGCATGCCAGTCTTCTGGCTGGTTTTATTGGGTCAGTTGGTTAAAGTTCAGTGGTATTACTGGTGTGACTGGTCTCAGTCGTGCCAGTACTCTCACTGGTTTTACTGGTGTCAGTGTGTTATTTGAACTCGCTGGTCTTTTACTGGTGCTTCTGGCTTCACTCATCTCACTGGTTTCACTATTTTCATTGTTCTCACTGCTCTAACTGGTTTTACTGGTGTAATTGTAACACTGTTACTGGTTCCACTGGGTTCATTACTTTCACTAGTCTTTAGATTAACTAGTGTTACTGGTTCCACTGGTCCTCTGCGATTCACTAATCTCAAGGATTGACTGGTTCTTTTGGGGGTCCTTGGTTATACTGGTTTAAAATGTCTTCTCGGTTGTGCCACTGGGTTCTCTGGAAGTACTGGTTCTGCAGGGTTCATGTTCTGCTGGTTCCTGAAGTCACTGGCCATGCAGGCATATCAATGGTGTAACTGGTTTTACTGGTGACACTGTTACTGATTTCACTGGACTGGTTTCATTACTCTCATTGCTGTCACTGGTCTGACTGGTTTCACTGAGGTCACTGGTTTCAGTGTTCTCACTAGTTTTACTCATGTTACTGGTTTCAGTGGTTTCACAGGATGTCTGTTTATGTGCTTCTCAGTAGTGGTTTTACTGGTCCCGTTGTTTCCACTGGGTTCACTGGTTGAAATGATTTAAGTGGacaatgttttgtctttggtCATGACTGGATTGGTTTCAGTTACAGTATACTCGCTTTGCAAATTATACTGGTCTCACTGGTTTCACTAGAACGTTCTGTAGTCACACCGGTTTAGCTGGTTTGGCAGTTGTCATTAGTCACTGGTGTCACTGGTGTCACTGGTGATTCTCTGGGAGCAGATTTGGAAAATCTCCACAGGTTAACACTTCACTGTCAGCTTCTTTGTGTTCATCCGGGACTGGGACTTTCCCAGTTTGTGCTGGTTTCAGATCTGTGGATCCTGTGAGAACATCTCATCTGGTAAAACTCAGCAGGTAATTCAGCTGAACCATCAGGAAGCTTCACCTCCGTCCGCTGCAGTTAATAAAAGATGGCGGCACGTCTCCATCTGCATCCAGTCATGGGTTCATCCTCGGTGAGTGGATCCACATTTCACATCTTTTACATCACAAACAGGATCGATTTCTGTTCATGATTATCGTAAAGAGGCGCAGATGTTGGTGTTCAGCACTTTGACCTCATTTCCTGCAGGTATTAATACGGAATCTGAAGTGTTACCCGGATTAGGGAAAACGTGTTCATGCAGGTAGAAAATGTGCCGAGTGATTGAAGTTAAAATGTGATCCGTCCTACATTTTAATGCTTTCATCTGTCAGATGGAAATCCTgtaaagccccccccccccaatgcCTTAAATCTGATGTCCTATGGAAACATAATGCTTCTTACCTTCATGTGTCCACATGTGACGTTTACATTGTTAGATGGTAAAAGGCGTCACTTCATCAATGGCAGAGATCAGTTTATCAAACTTTTATTataaagaacatttattttttctcctcctcagtttcCCAAAATgaacctcctctgctctcctttctgCGCCTCCTTTACTGGTTAAATgtattcctttttctttatcCCGTCTTTCTTTGCAAATGCAAAACTAAACTATTCAGGCAACTTTGAAGCACAGCTGGAATCTCTAACACAAAGAGTGGAAGCAGGGGATGCAGTTAGCCCGGCTGTGTCCAAAGCTCAAACATGTACCTTCAATTAAAAAAGCCTCAGCACCTCATGGCTCGGAGGGTGGACGTAGAGAAGGTGTCGTGGACGCAGTTTCACTGAACTGATCGAAGAATTTAAGTGCGTTTCACTGGACCTTTGAATTCCAAGAGGAGATCAAAATTCAGGCCGAGTTaaagctgagctgcagaaaatCCCCTCAGACTGACTTCAGGCCTGCAGgaaacagagcagctgaggcCGATTGCATCACCACATGTTCTTCTTACTGATGTTATTGTGCAGAGTGTGGAGAACAGAGAAGGTCCCGAGCCAACACACAGGACAGGAGGCTTTGTTTGAGGAACACTtctcaaaataaatgtttgcaaaATGATGTGCAGAGTGCCAGAAACCGAAAAACTCAATAAAACACAGGATCAACCAGAGAAGTTCTACTGTGGAACCAGAAAAGTGCTGCGAAAATGCAGGtttattctattattattattattattattattgtgggCTCTGAAACACTGTTATGTTggattttgtattatttaattTTGGAAGTTTAAACTGAAGCagctcacagagctgtcagtttgtgtttaagCGCTGAAGATGAATTCTGAAATGATGATCGATGTGGGAGCCTGAAAAGTCAGCTGACGTGTAAAATACTAAAGTAGTTAAAGTGTCGTTTGAGGAGTAAGAGGTGAACATGTGACTTGAACTGTGATTAAGAAAGTTTGCAGTCGGTGTGTaagaaatgaagcagctgaactgtcacaacagagaaaatgttaTCGACGGAAGCGAAAGCGCTGACAGTCAGCTGCAGACAAAGAAATGGAAGCAGTGTCAGTGGATGAGCAGcggctgaaagcagctgaagtgtgtgttctgtaagAACCTGAGGTGAAGGCATTGTTCTGCACAAAGAACCAACAGCAGCTAAAATGTCAGCTGAAGATTAAAGCTGACAGGagttcaaataaaaataaaaaacagagtTTAAAATGACGTTGAAATATCATAAAACAAGTTAAAGTGATCACGTGTtccagagtgaaaacagagacagagtaGAATCGAGtagagtgacagcagagtggagACAGAAGTATGAGGTTTCTAATCTGTTTCAAAGACTTGTTTGGAAGGAAGTCAAGTATAAACTCACAGCAGTTAGTCATGATTCAGTCATCAGGGCAGACAGGTCCAGAAACAcacccgggggggggggggggggggggggtgaggagggaggaagagagagagagagggagggaggaaggaagggaggaagagagagagggagggaggaaggaagagaggaaagaagggagagagggaggaagagagagagagagggaggaggaaggaaggaagggtgggagggagggaggaaggaaggaagggatgaagggaaggagagagtgaggaaggaaggaagggaggaagggagggagggagggagagagggaggaagagaggaagggatgaagggagggaggaagagagagaggaagggaggaaggaagagaggaaagaagggagagagggaggaagagagagagagggaggaggtagGAAGgaagggtgggagggagggaggaaggaaggaagggatgaagggagggagagagtgaggaaggaaggaagggagggagggagggagagagggaggaagagaggaagggacgaagggagggaggaagagagagagggagggaggaaggaagagaggaaagaagggagaggggggagggaggaaggagggaagaagggaggaaggaaggaaggaaggaagggagagaggaagggagggagggaggaaggaaggaggaagggagggagggaggaaggaagagaggaagggagggagacagtgaggtaggaaggaaggaagggaggaaggagggagggagggagagagtgacgaaggaagggagggagggaggaaggaggggagggagggaggaaagaaagaaagcagaagtaaAGGAGGGAAAATAGACTAGGGCAACccaaagaaggaaggaaggaaggaaggaaggaaggaaggaaggatagAGAGAAAGCAGAGCGAAACTAAAGAAGGGAAACAGATTAAAAGTGTGAAGAAATTCTGCCCTTTTGTGATAAGGGAAGAAAGGAGGATAGAGGAAGTGTAAAAGAAAGTAAGAAGGAAATGTATGGAAGTAaagaagggaagaaagagacaaagcaggaaggaagaaagacgctgaaggaggaagaagataaTGAAGGTTTAGGAGTAAAAAAATAaggcaaaaagagaaaaaagtggaTTTGAAAGACAAGTAgagtgaaagaagaagagaagaaaggaagttatgaaatgaaagaagaatgaggaagggaggaagagagaaggagagagagagggatgaagaaagacaataaacattttaatgGACAAAAGAGGTTCGAGGGTCAAAGAGAAGAACCCCACCCATAAAGAGAAGGTGGGGTGATGTCAGATGGagagaataagaggagggggagcaAGAAGATGAGGTAGATGAGAAGGGAGgggggaaaggagaggaaacgaggagaggagaggatgaggagagaggagcccCACCCTGAATGACGGAGGAGGGGATTTCTGCTGAGGCCAAATGACAAACAGAACCAGATCAGAACCTCCAGgaacacaaacagtgcattCAACCATCAGACCTCCAACCGCGTCCTCATCACAGCCCAGCAGCACGTCTTCAGGtcctttactgcagtaaaagtactaatactgcGCTGTTAAAATACTCcagtacaagtaaaagtcctgcactgaaaagcttatttaagtaaaagtataaatcAGGGAAAAAAGACCTTAAAGTATTCAAATACTGAGTCATtcatgctgcgttcaggtgTCCAAGTGAAAAGTGAGGAATGAAACGATCAGTTCACACCGATTGATCAGTGAAAGGAGCGTCAGACTCTGTGAGGAGCTCTGAGGTCTCAGTTAGAGGACACGCAGCGagacagacctgctgctgcgGTCAGAGGACATGagacagacctgctgctgtgaccagaGGACACTCAGTGagacagacctgctgctgccaccagAGGACATGagacagacctgctgctgtgaccagaGGACACTCAGTGagacagacctgctgctgccaccagAGGACATGagacagacctgctgctgtgaccagaGGACACTCAGTGagacagacctgctgctgccaccagAGGACATGagacagacctgctgctgtgaccagaGGACACTCAGTGagacagacctgctgctgccaccagAGGACATGagacagacctgctgctgtgaccagaGGACACTCAGTGagacagacctgctgctgccaccagAGGACATGagacagacctgctgctgtgaccagaGGACACGCAGACGTGTAACCTGAGCAgctctctgttgtttctgtggttgtaaACATTGCGAACACTCGGGCTGAACGCGCTGACTCATGGCGTCCACGCTCAGACCGGGTGGACATCACTGAGCGTGTGGGAGCCGAGCGGCCGGGGACATGGACGCTCACCAACATGCAAATGAGCGAAGGACTCAGGACTTTCTGTGAACACTGAAGTTCAGGCCTCGAGCTTCATCCTGATCTTTTCTTTCACGTGTTTCAGAGTCTTACAGCTAAAAATGACTGTTCACCATGAAGAATGCTAATTTTAGGCGACTGCCCTCTAAAGCACCTCTGGAGGCCTCATCCAGGACCCTGACCCGGGTGAGAAGCCTCAGACTTGGCTGATGAAGGATGGACACTTTGTGCTGCTCAGAGTTCACATGCTGCCCCCTACTGGCAgagtcacacacctgcagccacagacgGACCGAGCAGGACAAAGCGACGTACTGACGCTCTGCGCTGACGATGACGGACGCCCGAAGCGTCGTGTGAGATACTGGATTCAGATTCTTGATCCTCGCAGGAATctgattaaataaaatgtgactgtattaaataaaatgaaacacgCAGGTCGAGCTTCTGGGTCGGTTTGAAAATCCAAACAAGAATCTTATTTTCACAACAGCTTCGTTCTGTCAgtgaacaaagaagaagaagacaaatggcaacaacaacaacatgtttaataaataaaaacacatttcaccttCAGGTTCAGCGAACAACGCGTCCTGAGCGTCTTCATCGCTGCAGCTCGTCCCTCGTTCAACCTGACCCGGATCAGAACCTGGACCCTCGTGACTCGGTTCTcctggtgtttgtttgtgtctcttccCTGAAAGTTGACATGTCAGAAAACGTTTTTCACACGTGTCTGGAGTCACGTGTGATCCGGGACGGCGGCTCAGGTGTTATCTGTGAAAACTTGTCCCAGGATGGCGAGTCGAGCGCTGAACGGCTGGACGGGGCAGGACAGCAGGGGGGGCGTCTTCTTCTCGCCTGGTTTCAGTGCGAtgctctctgattggccggGGGGGTGGCCTCCTGTCTGTTTGGGCGGCGGCTTCGATCGGCGGCTGGACGTCTCCGCGGGCTGCGATAGGCTGAGCAGGATGTCTCGGAGCTCCTGGCGGTCCTGGGCGTGGCGGCTGCAGCAGTAGAGCGCCGCCGGGTCGAGGGGGTGGGCCTCCGTGTTGAAGATGAACCCGCCCGCTCCTAAAACGCACTCCCCCCCTtcgcctccctcctcccagGACCCGTCGCCCTCCGTCCCGCCGCCGTGCAGGAAGTGGGCGGGGTCAAAGAGCAGGTAGAGGTACTTGATGGTTTCTGCGAGGAAGAAGGACTCCATCCTGTTGTCCAGCTGGTGGTCTCGCAGGTCTTTAACCTGCAGAAGAGAAACGACACCGTTTGATTGgctgtcctctgctctgtgtctacTGCTGACAGGCTGTTTGCACGTCACGTCgtgcaggtgcaggtggagggcaggaagtgattctCTGCACAGGAAGCACTTTGACACCTATGCTCTGCCTCGTTTACGGTCGCTCAGACAGCGAACACTCGCAGAGCGGCTAGCGTGACTCGTAGCGTGACTCGTGACATCACAGCACGCTGAAGACGAGTTCAGAGCCAACGAGCTTCCGACTAAACTTGACTGATCTTACCGTGGCGTATCCACAGGGCGTCTTGGCGATCCTCTCTATGGACTCCAGAGCATCGAGGCCCAGCTGGAGGTAGGTGTGGTCACCTGTGGCCCTGAACAGGTACATGGCACTCTCGATCAACTCTGGAATAAAGGAACGCAGTGGCCTTTGAATTacaaaaaactttatttaaacgGTAACACTGCAGCTTTGTGCGCTGACGTGTGATTGGCTCTCTTTTGGACCAGGTGGACTGACCTGGTCTCAGCGGGTACCCCTCTCTCTTGTCCACAGTGTAGCCCTGAGGGATGCTGTAGAACTCCGGCAGACCTCCGAACTGTCTCCACACGGAGTAATAATTCTGGAACGTTCTCACTGCGCTGTCCAGGTTCCCcagcagagactgaaacacacacacacacacacacacacacacacacacacacacacaggaaatgacgATCTAAGACGTGAGCTCAGGAaagcgtttgtgttttctgtgcggACCTGCAGGCCGGGCCAGAAGGCCTCCAGAGACTGGAAGACCGGCATGGAGACGGTTCCTTTGTGCATCTGGACCCACAGGTACCAGTCGTCAAAGCGCGTGTAGTTCTGGATGGCTCGATCGTACTCTGAGGAAAGGCAGCACACGGATGTAAGCGTGACCTCGCCGAAAGCACGAAGCCTCTCAGCCGCttgattttcagtctttaaGTCTGTCATCCGGTGGAGGCGTGGCCTGGGCGGAGCACCTGGGCGAAGGtatcagaggcagagggagcaggtcgTTACCCAGGAACATGTTGAGCAGCTCCTCGTCCTGCAGCATGATGGCTCCTTTCACCAGGTACTCGAAGTAGGAGTCGACCCCCGCTCCGATGCCGGCGTCCTGAGCCACCCACTTCTTAGACAGGATGTCGATGTGGTTCCCCAcctggacaggtgagacacagagagagacaggtgtttgtgtggcagGAGGCGGCTTTCttttgtggctgctgtttgcggacagacaggtggacccGTTACCAGTCCGATGTCAGATCTGGTCTTCCACAGCGCCCTCAGGGCCCGGCGAGCCACGTTCTCAAACGTCTCGTCTCCTGTCAGTCGACTCAGCGTGGCGAACTCCAGGATGAAGGTTCCCACGCCGGCGGTGCAAGTGACGGGTGTTTCGGTGGGACTGACGCCGTTCAGGAGGTTGACCGTCCCGTACGGCATGCCGGTGGCGGTCTGGAACGCTGCGGCCAATCACAGAACACGTCATCCGTCAGTTATTtccattattgattattgattaaagATCAAAGTAACGTCTTCAGACTGCGTTtcctgtctgagcagcagtCCACACTGCAAAGCTGGAATCAACCACTGCTTGACATCTGCGCCCgatcagtgatgtcactgatcATCGcatcatcaaaatagttgctgatcGATTGATTGTTTCATATGACTGTTGATGTGATTATTGGTGGACTGAAAGACTCTGAACGGGTGGGGTCAGCGTACAGATCTGCCCTCGCTCCACCTCACACAGGCTCCGCCTCTCGTGACCTCTGATTGGTCCTGCTGTTGCGGATCGTTTTCATACCTGGAAGCAGTTTCCTGGCGGCGTCCTCGGCCATCCTCAGCAGCGGCCCCGAACAGGGCCAGCCGGGCTCCAGCTCCATCCCCGCCCGACCTGCCAGCAGGTGAGCCGACAGCAGACCGCCcaccactacacacacacacacgcacacgcacacacacacacacacacgcacacacacacacacacacacacacacagggcagttTGACTGTTAAAGACTGGTGCAGAGACGTGACCTCTGATTCGCTCAGCCGCGTTCGTACCTCTGATGTTGGTTTCGAACACGGAGGCGTTGACGTCGATGTCGAAGTCTACGGTGTCCTGGAGGAGCGACGCCACGCGCTGGAACTCTGTGTGGTTTCCCAAAACCTTCAAAGAACATTGTGAACGTTTTCACATCAACACGACTTCAGCCACTGACCCTGAACGCAACATCTGTTCAACACTCAAGACGCCAGAGAGGAATCAAACGTTCGCCTCTGCTGACGATCGGCTGTGACCTCACATCTTCACAGTATTCATGCTTCAGCTGAACAAGAACCAGAACGTCTTATCTTACCAGCAGAGTGTCGAGAGCATCAATCAGAGTGAGCGAgaagctgtggaggagagatggaCCACGACAAACAAGGTGttaacatcacagagctgcagtcagcagagATCAGGAGTGCTTCATCCTCAACATGCAGCGCCACGGTGTCACCTCACCTGCCCCAGGTGTCCTGTCCGTCACAGGTGAGCGGGCGGAGCTCGTCGTAGGGGAAAGCGTTGTCAAGATAACTGTTGTAGGCGTGGTAGAACATGGCTTTGATGCGCTGtctgaaaaaacagcaaagtgtcCTGTAAGTTACTCGAGTACTCGAGTTACTGttcagattccttcctgtccagtgaaaagctcgtatctccacATGTGTTTTTAGCATCAtctcagagctgaaaacagcctgtttttctgagctcgtcacactttttggagatacgtggttctcacaggacggccacACTGCAAACGtgtgatgatcttctagaatctgatgcattgatgaagattaaagcaccaacaggatataaaggagctcaatgagctcaaacatctgcagcaggtgtatTAATCCACAACCTGCGGATAGCTGATAATACTCAGATAATTTGACTTAAATAAggtttgaatgcaggatttttacttgttGTGGAGTACTTTCAAAGTGTAGTATTGGTACTTTGAAGTACAGGATGTGAATACTCCCTCCGCCACTGGAGCTCACTGTCTCTGTTCACCTGTGTGTCGGTGTGTCTCGGGGTTACCTGGCGCCGGCCATGTCCTCCTCGGTGAACTGTCGGCTCGCCGCATCGTTCAGCAGCCAAACAGCCAGCGCCACGAACACGGGAGCGCGCATGTGGGGACACGAGGAGGGCCGGGACAGAGACACGAGAGGACACGGACACAGAAAACACGACAAAACATCAACAACTACAGAACGCTCAGGAGAATCTACTGCCGCTGCGAAGCTGTCAGGAAGTGGACGATGTGCGCATGCGCCGTCCAATGTGCTGACGAGAAGCTAACCCGAGCTGCGTTCAAGAACAAGCCGCTTCTGCAACGTTAGCGAATGTAAGTAAATCATTAGAAACCACGAACAAACGGAGGGAACCGGAGCCGTTAGAGGAGGGCAACGTGAAAATATACAAACGTGTTGTTATCATATATCAtatttgaacacatttttttcgCTTATATGACAGTTTGAGCTGCATTCAACATCAAACCGTTTACAAACGTTGCATACGTGTGTTTTGGTAACACTTCGTAACAGCATTGATAAGCACTATAtaaacatttaacaaaatgtaatttttccaGCGAAAAGGccaaaacattcagttttaatttcttaactgatttatttatttattttttttgttaagtgAACATATTTGAATCACTTTGAGATCTGAGAAataatattttctgacattatatAGACTAATCAATAATAAGATTCATCAAGAAAAACCTGGCAGATTCATAGATAATGCCTAATTGTTAGCTGCAGGCCTAATTTCAGccctgacagcagctgtttggagcCGAAATCGAGCCAGTGTCCATCTTTCAGTGCAACGTcaatgaaaatacagaacaaccaaattatttgaatgtttctggCACCATCGCTTCCTCCGTCTCactttctttgcatttttagccatgcgtggctcagtctgtctgtctgtcagtccacgctgaaatatctcaatgataaataacaataataataataataataaactttattcagca
This region of Chaetodon auriga isolate fChaAug3 chromosome 10, fChaAug3.hap1, whole genome shotgun sequence genomic DNA includes:
- the edem2 gene encoding ER degradation-enhancing alpha-mannosidase-like protein 2; this encodes MRAPVFVALAVWLLNDAASRQFTEEDMAGARQRIKAMFYHAYNSYLDNAFPYDELRPLTCDGQDTWGSFSLTLIDALDTLLVLGNHTEFQRVASLLQDTVDFDIDVNASVFETNIRVVGGLLSAHLLAGRAGMELEPGWPCSGPLLRMAEDAARKLLPAFQTATGMPYGTVNLLNGVSPTETPVTCTAGVGTFILEFATLSRLTGDETFENVARRALRALWKTRSDIGLVGNHIDILSKKWVAQDAGIGAGVDSYFEYLVKGAIMLQDEELLNMFLEYDRAIQNYTRFDDWYLWVQMHKGTVSMPVFQSLEAFWPGLQSLLGNLDSAVRTFQNYYSVWRQFGGLPEFYSIPQGYTVDKREGYPLRPELIESAMYLFRATGDHTYLQLGLDALESIERIAKTPCGYATVKDLRDHQLDNRMESFFLAETIKYLYLLFDPAHFLHGGGTEGDGSWEEGGEGGECVLGAGGFIFNTEAHPLDPAALYCCSRHAQDRQELRDILLSLSQPAETSSRRSKPPPKQTGGHPPGQSESIALKPGEKKTPPLLSCPVQPFSARLAILGQVFTDNT